A window from Streptomyces sp. NBC_00335 encodes these proteins:
- a CDS encoding SulP family inorganic anion transporter produces the protein MPATPSPTSPPPTKGLPAGLQADLSASVAVFLISLPLSLGIALATGAPLQAGLVAAAAGGIVAARLGGTPLQVSGPATGLTVVTAELIQHYGWRTTCAITVLAGLCQLGLAALRTARSALMVSPAIVHGMLAGVGVTIALAQLHIVLGGTPQSSALANVRGLPDQLADLHPAALGVSVLTLAVLLCWPRLPGRTGRNLRKVPAALAAVAVATACAALAGLSLPRVDLPSWRSHALPELPEGPVLGIIAAVLTITLVGSVESLLSAVATDKLIATQRSTQGRPARADLNRELRGQGAANIVSGALGGLPVAGGAVRSMANVKAGAVSRRSVMLHGLWILLAAGLLVPALDLIPLAALAALVMAVGVQMVSATHLRTVTRHREFLVYATTIVAVVLGGVLEGVAIGIAMAVALALHRLARTRITVELLDSGVHRVWARGQLTFLAVPRLSRVLNQIPHHGHAVIELDGSFMDHAAYETLQDWQDSHLAHGGSLEVTGRSGARTAEAEQAQRAEPGAQRGAQRSTQRGDHQCCRPWTPWQNHCDHRGTVSRTDPAAAESPAAPPAPTPAPTPPAGPRGRGAGQLANGISAFQRDTAPHVREELARLAREGQRPSQLFLTCADSRLVTSMITASGPGDLFTVRNVGNLVPLPGAESTDDSVAAAIEYAVDVLKVDSITVCGHSGCGAMQALLSSAPGVPMTPLRRWLRHGLPSLERMASRHHAWARISGRLPADAVEQLCLTNVVQQLEHLRAHESVARRLAEGTLELHGMYFHVGEAQAYLLSEGEDFFDCRVFDTVGAGALRG, from the coding sequence ATGCCAGCCACCCCCTCCCCCACTTCCCCTCCCCCCACCAAAGGCCTCCCGGCCGGCCTCCAGGCCGACCTCTCCGCCTCCGTAGCCGTCTTCCTGATCTCCCTGCCGCTCTCCCTCGGCATCGCCCTGGCCACCGGCGCCCCACTGCAGGCGGGGCTCGTCGCCGCGGCCGCCGGCGGGATCGTGGCCGCACGGCTCGGCGGAACACCGCTCCAGGTGAGCGGCCCCGCGACCGGACTCACCGTCGTCACCGCCGAGTTGATCCAGCACTACGGCTGGCGCACCACCTGTGCCATCACGGTGCTCGCCGGTCTGTGCCAGCTCGGGCTCGCCGCCCTGCGGACCGCCCGGTCCGCGCTGATGGTGAGCCCGGCGATCGTCCACGGGATGCTCGCCGGTGTCGGCGTGACCATCGCGCTGGCACAGCTGCACATCGTGCTCGGCGGCACCCCGCAGAGCTCCGCCCTGGCCAATGTCCGCGGACTTCCCGACCAGTTGGCCGATCTGCATCCCGCCGCGCTCGGCGTCAGCGTGCTCACCCTGGCCGTCCTGCTCTGCTGGCCACGACTGCCGGGGCGCACCGGGCGGAACCTGCGCAAGGTGCCCGCCGCGCTGGCCGCAGTCGCCGTCGCCACGGCCTGCGCCGCCCTCGCCGGACTCAGCCTGCCCCGGGTCGACCTGCCGTCCTGGCGCAGCCACGCGCTGCCCGAACTGCCCGAGGGGCCGGTCCTCGGCATCATCGCCGCCGTCCTGACCATCACCCTGGTCGGCAGTGTGGAATCCCTGCTCTCGGCCGTGGCCACCGACAAACTGATCGCCACCCAACGGAGCACGCAGGGGCGTCCCGCCCGGGCCGACCTCAACCGCGAACTGCGCGGCCAGGGCGCGGCGAACATCGTCTCCGGGGCGCTGGGCGGACTGCCCGTCGCGGGCGGCGCCGTCCGCAGCATGGCGAACGTCAAGGCAGGGGCCGTCAGCCGCCGTTCGGTCATGCTGCACGGGCTGTGGATCCTGCTCGCCGCCGGCCTGCTCGTGCCCGCCCTCGACCTGATCCCGCTCGCCGCGCTCGCCGCGCTCGTGATGGCGGTGGGCGTGCAGATGGTGAGCGCCACTCACCTGCGCACCGTCACCCGGCACCGCGAGTTCCTCGTCTACGCCACGACCATCGTGGCCGTGGTGCTCGGCGGAGTCCTGGAGGGCGTCGCCATCGGCATCGCGATGGCCGTCGCCCTGGCCCTGCACCGGCTGGCCCGGACCCGGATCACCGTCGAACTGCTCGACAGCGGGGTCCACCGGGTGTGGGCCCGCGGGCAGTTGACGTTCCTCGCGGTACCGCGGCTGAGCCGGGTGCTGAACCAGATCCCGCACCACGGGCACGCCGTCATCGAGCTGGACGGCTCGTTCATGGACCACGCCGCCTACGAGACCCTCCAGGACTGGCAGGACTCCCACCTGGCCCACGGGGGCTCGCTGGAGGTCACCGGCCGGTCGGGAGCCAGGACCGCCGAAGCCGAGCAGGCCCAGCGGGCCGAGCCGGGTGCCCAGCGGGGTGCCCAGCGCAGTACGCAGCGCGGGGACCACCAGTGCTGCCGGCCCTGGACCCCGTGGCAGAACCACTGCGACCACCGCGGCACGGTGTCCCGTACGGACCCGGCGGCGGCCGAGAGCCCGGCCGCGCCCCCCGCTCCCACCCCGGCCCCCACCCCGCCGGCCGGGCCCCGCGGGCGCGGGGCCGGTCAACTGGCCAACGGGATCAGCGCCTTCCAGCGGGACACGGCTCCGCACGTGCGCGAGGAGCTGGCCCGGCTGGCCCGGGAGGGGCAGCGACCCTCGCAGCTCTTCCTCACCTGCGCGGACTCCCGCCTGGTGACCAGCATGATCACGGCCAGCGGCCCCGGGGACCTGTTCACCGTCCGCAACGTCGGCAACCTCGTCCCGCTCCCGGGGGCCGAGTCCACGGACGATTCGGTCGCGGCGGCCATCGAGTACGCCGTGGACGTCCTGAAGGTGGACAGCATCACGGTCTGCGGGCATTCGGGGTGCGGGGCCATGCAGGCGCTGCTCAGCTCCGCGCCCGGGGTGCCCATGACCCCGCTGCGTCGGTGGCTGCGGCACGGGCTGCCGAGCCTGGAGCGGATGGCGAGCCGCCATCACGCCTGGGCGCGGATCTCCGGGAGGCTGCCGGCGGATGCCGTGGAGCAGCTGTGCCTGACCAATGTGGTGCAGCAGCTGGAGCACCTGAGGGCGCACGAATCGGTGGCCCGCCGGCTCGCCGAGGGCACGCTGGAGCTGCACGGGATGTACTTCCACGTCGGCGAGGCGCAGGCGTACCTGCTGTCGGAGGGAGAGGACTTCTTCGACTGCCGGGTCTTCGACACCGTCGGCGCGGGCGCGCTGCGCGGCTGA
- the acs gene encoding acetate--CoA ligase: MSNESLANLLKEERRFAPPADLAAAANVTQAAYAQADADRLGFWAEQARRLSWDTEPTETLDWSNPPFAKWFADGKLNVAYNCVDRHVEAGNGDRVAIHFEGEPGDSRSITYAELKDEVSKAANALTELGVQAGDRVAVYLPMIPEAVVAMLACARVGAAHSVVFGGFSADAVASRIQDADAKLVITSDGGYRRGKPSALKPAIDEAVAKCPQVEHVLVVRRTGQDTAFTEGRDVWWHEIVERQSAEHTPQAFDAEHPLFILYTSGTTGKPKGILHTSGGYLTQASYTHHAVFDLKPESDVYWCTADIGWVTGHSYIVYGPLANGATQVMYEGTPDTPHQGRFWEVVQKYGVTILYTAPTAIRTFMKWGDDIPAKFDLSSLRVLGSVGEPINPEAWIWYRKHIGGDRCPIVDTWWQTETGAMMISPLPGVTETKPGSAQRALPGIAATVVDDEANEVPNGGGGYLVLTEPWPSMLRTIWGDDQRYIDTYWSRFEGKYFAGDGAKKDEDGDIWLLGRVDDVMLVSGHNISTTEVESALVSHPSVAEAAVVGAADETTGQAIVAFVILRGSASETDTLVAELRNHVGATLGPIAKPKRILPVQELPKTRSGKIMRRLLRDVAENRAVGDVTTLADSSVMDLIQSKLPAAGSED; the protein is encoded by the coding sequence GTGAGCAATGAAAGCCTGGCCAATCTGCTCAAGGAGGAGCGGCGGTTCGCACCGCCTGCCGATCTGGCCGCCGCCGCCAATGTGACTCAGGCTGCGTACGCACAGGCCGACGCGGACCGGCTGGGCTTCTGGGCCGAGCAGGCGCGGCGGCTGAGCTGGGACACCGAGCCCACCGAAACGCTCGACTGGAGCAACCCGCCCTTCGCGAAGTGGTTCGCGGACGGCAAGCTGAACGTCGCGTACAACTGCGTGGACCGCCACGTCGAGGCCGGCAACGGCGACCGCGTGGCCATCCACTTCGAGGGCGAGCCCGGCGACAGCCGCTCGATCACCTACGCCGAGCTCAAGGACGAGGTCTCCAAGGCCGCCAACGCCCTCACCGAGCTCGGTGTCCAGGCCGGCGACCGGGTCGCCGTCTACCTGCCGATGATCCCCGAGGCCGTCGTCGCGATGCTCGCGTGCGCCCGCGTCGGCGCCGCCCACTCGGTCGTCTTCGGTGGTTTCTCCGCCGACGCCGTCGCCTCCCGCATCCAGGACGCCGACGCGAAGCTGGTCATCACCTCCGACGGCGGCTACCGCCGCGGCAAGCCGAGCGCCCTGAAGCCCGCCATCGACGAGGCCGTCGCCAAGTGCCCGCAGGTCGAGCACGTCCTGGTGGTGCGCCGCACCGGCCAGGACACCGCCTTCACCGAGGGCCGGGACGTCTGGTGGCACGAGATCGTCGAGCGCCAGTCCGCGGAGCACACCCCGCAGGCCTTCGACGCCGAGCACCCGCTGTTCATCCTGTACACCTCGGGGACCACGGGTAAGCCCAAGGGCATCCTGCACACCTCCGGCGGCTACCTCACGCAGGCCTCGTACACCCACCACGCGGTGTTCGACCTGAAGCCGGAGTCGGACGTCTACTGGTGCACCGCCGACATCGGCTGGGTGACCGGGCACTCCTACATCGTCTACGGGCCGCTCGCCAACGGCGCCACCCAGGTGATGTACGAGGGCACGCCGGACACCCCGCACCAGGGCCGGTTCTGGGAGGTCGTACAGAAGTACGGCGTCACCATCCTCTACACCGCGCCCACCGCGATCCGCACCTTCATGAAGTGGGGAGACGACATCCCCGCGAAGTTCGACCTCTCCAGCCTTCGCGTGCTGGGCTCGGTCGGCGAGCCGATCAACCCCGAGGCCTGGATCTGGTACCGCAAGCACATCGGCGGCGACCGCTGCCCGATCGTGGACACGTGGTGGCAGACCGAGACCGGCGCGATGATGATCTCCCCGCTGCCCGGTGTCACCGAGACCAAGCCCGGCTCCGCCCAGCGCGCCCTGCCCGGAATCGCCGCCACCGTCGTGGACGACGAGGCGAACGAGGTCCCCAACGGCGGAGGCGGCTACCTCGTCCTCACCGAGCCGTGGCCCTCCATGCTCCGCACCATCTGGGGCGACGACCAGCGCTACATCGACACCTACTGGTCCCGCTTCGAGGGCAAGTACTTCGCCGGCGACGGCGCCAAGAAGGACGAGGACGGCGACATCTGGCTCCTCGGCCGCGTCGACGACGTCATGCTCGTCTCCGGCCACAACATCTCCACCACCGAAGTCGAGTCCGCGCTCGTCTCGCACCCCTCGGTCGCCGAGGCGGCGGTCGTCGGCGCCGCCGACGAGACCACCGGCCAGGCCATCGTCGCCTTCGTCATCCTGCGCGGCAGCGCCTCCGAGACCGACACCCTGGTCGCGGAGCTCCGCAACCACGTCGGCGCCACCCTCGGCCCCATCGCCAAGCCCAAGCGCATCCTGCCCGTGCAGGAGCTGCCGAAGACCCGCTCCGGCAAGATCATGCGCCGCCTGCTCCGCGACGTCGCCGAGAACCGCGCGGTCGGCGACGTCACCACCCTCGCCGACTCCTCCGTCATGGACCTGATCCAGAGCAAGCTGCCGGCCGCCGGCAGCGAGGACTGA
- the nhaA gene encoding Na+/H+ antiporter NhaA has product MLRHAVQPTPEVPPVAAPSPTDNQSRKLLGRLSLPERRFVADALRAETVGGVLLLVAAIAALVWANVPAISASYESVRSFHIGPASLGLDLSLQHWAADGLLAIFFFVAGIELKRELVAGDLRDAKAAALPVIAAICGMAVPALVYVLTNVLGNGSTDGWAVPTATDIAFALAVLAVIGTSLPSALRAFLLTLAVVDDLFAIMIIAVFFTSDINFLALGGAVAGLVLFWFLLRVNVHGWYVYVPLALVIWGLMYNSGVHATIAGVAMGLMLRCHRKEGEHHSPGEHIEHMVRPLSAGLAVPLFALFSAGVSLSDESIGQVFTRPEPLGVVLGLVVGKTLGIFGGTWLAARFTKAELNDDLSWPDVFAVASLAGIGFTVSLLIGELAFTDDPVLTDEIKAAVLIGSLIAAIVACVLLKLRNRRYKALTEDEERDEDLDGIPDIYEQDKPDYHLRMAKIYEAKAAEHLRKAEAATIAVSEAPGGSSTDDGRPA; this is encoded by the coding sequence ATGCTTCGCCATGCCGTCCAACCCACCCCGGAGGTGCCCCCCGTGGCCGCGCCCAGCCCCACCGACAACCAGAGCCGCAAGCTCCTCGGCCGCCTCTCGCTGCCGGAGCGCCGCTTCGTGGCCGACGCCCTGCGTGCCGAGACGGTGGGCGGCGTCCTCCTCCTCGTGGCCGCGATCGCCGCCCTCGTCTGGGCGAACGTGCCCGCCATCTCGGCGAGCTACGAAAGCGTCCGCTCCTTCCACATCGGGCCCGCCTCCCTCGGCCTGGACCTTTCGCTCCAGCACTGGGCGGCCGACGGCCTGCTGGCCATCTTCTTCTTCGTCGCCGGCATCGAGCTCAAGCGCGAGCTCGTCGCGGGCGACCTGCGCGACGCCAAGGCGGCCGCGCTCCCGGTGATCGCCGCGATCTGCGGCATGGCCGTGCCCGCGCTGGTCTACGTACTGACCAACGTGCTCGGCAACGGCTCGACCGACGGCTGGGCGGTCCCGACCGCCACCGACATCGCGTTCGCACTCGCCGTCCTCGCCGTGATCGGCACCTCGCTGCCGTCCGCCCTGCGCGCGTTCCTGCTGACCCTGGCCGTGGTCGACGACCTGTTCGCCATCATGATCATCGCGGTGTTCTTCACCAGCGACATCAACTTCCTGGCGCTCGGCGGCGCGGTCGCCGGCCTGGTCCTCTTCTGGTTCCTGCTCCGGGTGAACGTGCACGGCTGGTACGTCTACGTCCCGCTCGCCCTGGTCATCTGGGGCCTGATGTACAACAGCGGCGTCCACGCCACCATCGCCGGTGTTGCCATGGGCCTGATGCTGCGCTGCCACCGCAAGGAGGGCGAGCACCACTCCCCGGGCGAGCACATCGAGCACATGGTCCGGCCCCTCTCCGCCGGTCTGGCCGTCCCGCTCTTCGCCCTGTTCTCGGCCGGCGTCTCCCTCTCCGACGAGTCCATCGGCCAGGTCTTCACCCGGCCGGAGCCCCTCGGCGTGGTCCTCGGCCTCGTCGTCGGCAAGACGCTCGGCATCTTCGGCGGCACCTGGCTCGCCGCCCGCTTCACCAAGGCGGAGCTCAACGACGACCTTTCCTGGCCGGACGTCTTCGCCGTCGCCTCCCTCGCAGGCATCGGCTTCACCGTCTCGCTCCTGATCGGCGAGCTCGCCTTCACCGACGACCCCGTCCTCACCGACGAGATCAAGGCCGCCGTCCTGATCGGCTCGCTCATCGCCGCCATCGTCGCGTGCGTCCTGCTGAAGCTGCGCAACCGCAGGTACAAGGCGCTCACCGAGGACGAGGAGCGCGACGAGGACCTCGACGGCATCCCCGACATCTACGAGCAGGACAAGCCGGACTACCACCTGCGGATGGCGAAGATCTACGAGGCCAAGGCCGCGGAGCACCTGCGCAAGGCGGAAGCGGCCACGATCGCCGTGTCCGAAGCTCCGGGCGGATCCAGCACCGACGACGGCCGTCCGGCATGA
- a CDS encoding phage holin family protein — protein MSAVDQGAPGAERTLGQLVASATAEMSALVHDEIALAKVEIKQDVKRAGIGSGAAIVAGVLLLFSLPVLSFAAAYGIHNLGLGLAWSFLIVGVAFWLLAGVIGLIAMAKFKKIKPPVKTIASVKETAALVGTVKPHARSVSDNAVGVARSSS, from the coding sequence ATGAGCGCAGTGGACCAAGGGGCCCCAGGAGCCGAGCGCACACTCGGCCAGCTGGTCGCCTCGGCCACCGCCGAGATGTCCGCCCTGGTGCACGACGAGATCGCCCTCGCCAAGGTGGAGATCAAGCAGGACGTCAAGCGCGCGGGCATCGGAAGCGGCGCCGCGATCGTCGCGGGCGTGCTCCTCCTCTTCTCGCTGCCGGTGCTGAGCTTCGCGGCGGCGTACGGGATCCACAACCTCGGACTCGGGCTGGCCTGGTCCTTCCTGATCGTCGGTGTGGCGTTCTGGCTGCTCGCGGGCGTGATCGGGCTGATCGCCATGGCGAAGTTCAAGAAGATCAAGCCGCCGGTGAAGACCATCGCCTCGGTCAAGGAGACGGCGGCCCTCGTCGGCACCGTCAAGCCCCACGCCCGGTCGGTCAGTGACAACGCCGTGGGTGTGGCACGCTCGTCCTCATGA
- a CDS encoding alpha/beta fold hydrolase, which yields MTAPSSDSGTFAAPPTAATAVRIAIPGGREVTHRDVAANGARFHVAELGDGPLVLLLHGFPQFWWTWRHQMTALADAGYRAVAMDLRGVGGSDRTPRGYDPANLALDITGVVRSLGEPDAALVGHDLGGYLAWTAAVMRPKLVRRLVVSSMPHPRRWRSAMLSDFGQTRASSHIWGFQRPFVPERQLVADDGALVGELIRDWSGPRLPEEDDVAVYQRAMCIPSTAHCSVEPYRWMMRSMARPDGLQFNRRMKRPVRVPTLHLHGSLDPVMRTRSAAGSGQYVEAPYRWRLFDGLGHFPHEEDPVAFSTELVNWLKDPEPDR from the coding sequence ATGACAGCCCCCTCGTCCGATTCCGGCACGTTCGCTGCGCCCCCCACCGCCGCCACGGCGGTCCGGATCGCCATCCCCGGCGGGCGAGAAGTGACGCACCGGGACGTCGCGGCCAACGGGGCGCGGTTCCACGTCGCCGAGCTGGGCGACGGACCGCTGGTGCTGCTCCTGCACGGGTTCCCGCAGTTCTGGTGGACGTGGCGGCACCAGATGACCGCGCTGGCCGACGCGGGCTACCGGGCGGTCGCGATGGACCTGCGCGGGGTGGGCGGCAGCGACCGCACCCCGCGCGGCTACGACCCGGCCAACCTGGCGCTGGACATCACCGGGGTCGTACGGTCCCTCGGCGAGCCCGACGCCGCTCTCGTCGGGCACGATCTGGGCGGCTACCTCGCCTGGACGGCGGCGGTGATGCGGCCCAAGCTGGTGCGCCGGCTGGTGGTGTCCTCGATGCCGCACCCGCGCCGGTGGCGCTCCGCGATGCTGTCCGACTTCGGCCAGACCCGCGCCAGCTCGCACATCTGGGGCTTCCAGCGGCCGTTCGTGCCCGAGCGTCAGCTCGTCGCCGACGACGGGGCGCTCGTCGGCGAACTGATCCGCGACTGGTCGGGCCCCCGGCTCCCCGAGGAGGACGATGTCGCGGTGTACCAGCGCGCGATGTGCATCCCCTCCACCGCGCACTGCTCGGTCGAGCCGTACCGCTGGATGATGCGCTCCATGGCCCGGCCCGACGGCCTGCAGTTCAACCGGCGCATGAAGCGGCCGGTGCGGGTGCCGACGCTGCACCTGCACGGCTCGCTCGATCCGGTGATGCGCACGCGGAGTGCGGCGGGGTCCGGGCAGTACGTCGAAGCCCCGTACCGCTGGCGGCTCTTCGACGGGCTCGGGCACTTCCCGCACGAGGAGGACCCGGTGGCGTTCTCGACCGAGCTGGTCAACTGGCTGAAGGATCCCGAGCCGGACCGCTGA
- a CDS encoding MarP family serine protease: protein MNVLDILLLLAAVWFAIVGYRQGFVVGILSVIGFLGGGLVAVSLLPLIWDRVTDNGTQVSTTVVVIAVVVIIVCASIGQALTTHLGSKLRRHITWSPARALDATGGALVNVVAMLLVAWLIGSLVAGTSIPTLGKEVRNSKVLFGVSRVLPAQANTWFSDFSSTLARNGFPQVFSPFSNEPITEVQPPDPLLARSPVAEHAKQSIVKVVGTAPACSKVLEGTGFVFAPGKVMTNAHVVGGVGEPTVQVGGEGKLYDGKVVLYDWERDIAVLDVPKLKAPALEFTDKGASSGSDAIVAGFPENGAYDVRAARVRGRINANGPDIYHRGTVRRDVYSLYATVRQGNSGGPLLTPEGRVYGVVFAKSLDDPNTGYALTTEEIREDIRIGETANRRVDSQGCAL, encoded by the coding sequence GTGAACGTGCTGGACATCTTGTTGCTGCTCGCCGCCGTGTGGTTCGCGATCGTCGGCTACCGCCAGGGGTTCGTCGTCGGCATCCTGTCGGTGATCGGTTTCCTCGGCGGTGGTCTCGTCGCCGTGTCCCTGCTGCCCCTGATCTGGGACCGGGTCACCGACAACGGCACCCAGGTGTCCACGACGGTCGTCGTCATCGCCGTGGTCGTGATCATCGTCTGTGCCTCGATCGGCCAGGCGCTGACCACCCATCTGGGCAGCAAGCTCCGGCGCCACATCACCTGGTCCCCGGCCCGCGCGCTGGACGCGACGGGCGGCGCCCTGGTGAACGTGGTCGCGATGCTGCTGGTGGCCTGGCTGATCGGTTCCCTGGTCGCCGGCACGTCAATTCCCACGCTGGGCAAGGAGGTCCGCAACTCCAAGGTGCTCTTCGGCGTCTCGCGGGTCCTTCCCGCGCAGGCGAACACCTGGTTCTCGGACTTCAGCTCCACCCTGGCGCGCAACGGCTTCCCGCAGGTCTTCAGCCCGTTCTCCAACGAGCCGATCACCGAGGTCCAGCCGCCGGACCCGCTGCTCGCGCGCAGCCCCGTGGCCGAGCACGCCAAGCAGTCGATCGTGAAGGTCGTCGGCACGGCGCCCGCGTGCAGCAAGGTGCTGGAGGGCACCGGCTTCGTCTTCGCGCCGGGCAAGGTGATGACCAACGCGCACGTGGTCGGCGGGGTCGGCGAACCGACCGTGCAGGTCGGCGGCGAGGGCAAGCTCTACGACGGCAAGGTCGTGCTCTACGACTGGGAGCGCGACATCGCCGTCCTGGACGTGCCCAAGCTGAAGGCGCCGGCACTGGAGTTCACCGACAAGGGCGCGTCGAGCGGCAGCGACGCCATCGTCGCGGGCTTCCCGGAGAACGGCGCGTACGACGTCCGCGCGGCACGCGTCCGCGGCCGGATCAACGCCAACGGCCCGGACATCTACCACCGCGGAACCGTACGACGGGACGTCTACTCCCTGTACGCGACGGTCCGCCAGGGCAACTCCGGCGGCCCGCTGCTGACGCCCGAGGGCAGGGTGTACGGAGTCGTCTTCGCGAAGTCCCTCGACGACCCCAACACCGGTTACGCCCTGACCACGGAGGAGATCCGCGAGGACATCCGGATCGGGGAGACGGCGAACCGGCGGGTCGACAGCCAGGGTTGCGCTCTCTGA
- a CDS encoding NUDIX hydrolase yields the protein MTEATQNRRADTGLGAAAAHGAPYDTRRGPRGSIDLRTHGLPDWLDPVVEAARTVRPTQLSRFLPPEDGRGRQSAVLILFGEGPRGPELLLMERAGTLRSHPGQPSFPGGALDPEDGDPHTTGPLRAALREAEEETGLDPAGVQLFGVLPRLYIPVSGFVVSPVLGWWRDPSPVGVVDPAETARVFTVPVADLTDPQHRVTVVHPSGFHGPAFTVESALVWGFTAGVIDRILHFAGWERPWDRSREVPLDWRA from the coding sequence ATGACAGAGGCCACGCAGAACCGCCGCGCTGACACCGGGCTCGGCGCAGCCGCCGCGCACGGGGCCCCGTACGACACCCGGCGCGGCCCGCGCGGAAGCATCGACCTGCGCACCCACGGCCTGCCCGACTGGCTGGACCCCGTCGTCGAGGCGGCCCGGACGGTCCGGCCCACCCAGCTCAGCCGGTTCCTGCCGCCGGAGGACGGCCGCGGCCGCCAGTCCGCCGTACTGATCCTCTTCGGCGAGGGCCCCCGAGGCCCGGAGCTGCTGCTGATGGAGCGCGCCGGCACCCTGCGTTCGCACCCCGGCCAGCCCTCCTTCCCCGGCGGGGCCCTCGACCCCGAGGACGGCGACCCGCACACCACGGGCCCGCTGCGCGCCGCGCTGCGCGAGGCGGAGGAGGAGACCGGTCTGGATCCGGCCGGGGTCCAGCTCTTCGGGGTGCTGCCGCGCCTCTACATCCCGGTCAGCGGGTTCGTCGTGAGCCCGGTGCTCGGCTGGTGGCGCGACCCCAGCCCGGTCGGCGTGGTCGACCCGGCCGAGACCGCCCGCGTCTTCACGGTGCCCGTGGCCGATCTCACGGACCCGCAGCACCGCGTCACCGTCGTCCACCCGAGCGGCTTCCACGGCCCGGCCTTCACCGTGGAATCGGCTCTGGTCTGGGGTTTCACCGCCGGAGTGATCGACCGGATCCTGCACTTCGCCGGCTGGGAACGCCCCTGGGACCGGTCCCGGGAAGTCCCGCTCGACTGGCGCGCATGA
- the nth gene encoding endonuclease III: MAESKVKKAGAKPESHLAMVRRARRINRELAEVYPYAHPELDFRNSFELLVATVLSAQTTDLRVNQTTPALFAAYPTPEDMAGADPEALEEIIRPTGFFRAKAKSLLGLSQALRDDFGGEVPGRIEDLVTLPGVGRKTANVVLGNAFGVPGITVDTHFGRLVRRWKWTEQEDPEKVEAEICAIFPKSEWTMLSHRVVFHGRRICHSRKPACGACPIAPLCPSYGEGETDPDKAAKLLKYEKGGQPGQRLSPPPDYPGLPAPAKSGPVDA; the protein is encoded by the coding sequence ATGGCAGAGAGCAAGGTCAAGAAGGCCGGGGCGAAGCCGGAGAGCCATCTGGCGATGGTGCGGCGGGCACGCAGGATCAACCGCGAGCTGGCGGAGGTCTACCCGTACGCGCACCCGGAGCTCGACTTCCGCAACTCCTTCGAGCTGCTGGTCGCCACCGTCCTGTCCGCGCAGACCACCGACCTGCGTGTGAACCAGACGACCCCGGCCCTCTTCGCCGCGTACCCGACCCCCGAGGACATGGCCGGAGCCGATCCGGAGGCGCTGGAGGAGATCATCCGGCCGACCGGGTTCTTCCGGGCGAAGGCCAAGTCCCTGCTCGGCCTCTCACAGGCGCTGCGGGACGACTTCGGCGGCGAGGTGCCCGGCCGGATCGAGGACCTGGTGACGCTCCCCGGGGTGGGCCGCAAGACGGCGAACGTGGTGCTCGGCAACGCCTTCGGCGTGCCCGGGATCACGGTCGACACCCACTTCGGCCGGCTGGTGCGGCGCTGGAAGTGGACCGAGCAGGAGGACCCGGAGAAGGTCGAGGCGGAGATCTGCGCGATCTTCCCGAAGAGCGAGTGGACGATGCTCTCGCACCGCGTCGTCTTCCACGGCCGCCGGATCTGCCATTCCCGCAAGCCCGCCTGCGGGGCCTGCCCGATCGCACCGCTCTGCCCGTCCTACGGGGAGGGCGAGACCGACCCGGACAAGGCGGCGAAGCTCCTGAAGTACGAGAAGGGCGGCCAGCCCGGCCAGCGCCTGAGCCCGCCCCCGGACTACCCGGGCCTCCCGGCGCCTGCCAAATCCGGCCCGGTGGACGCCTGA
- a CDS encoding Crp/Fnr family transcriptional regulator has product MDDVLRRAPLFAALDDEQAAELRASMGEVTLARGDALFHEGDPGDRLYVVTEGKVKLHRTSPDGRENMLAVLGPGELIGELSLFDPGPRTATATALTEVKLLGLGHGDLQPWLNARPEVATALLRAVARRLRKTNDQMSDLVFSDVPGRVARALLDLSRRFGVQSEEGIHVVHDLTQEELAQLVGASRETVNKALADFAGRGWLRLEARAVILLDVERLAKRSR; this is encoded by the coding sequence GTGGACGACGTACTGCGGCGTGCCCCGCTCTTCGCGGCGCTCGATGACGAGCAGGCCGCGGAGCTCCGCGCCTCCATGGGCGAGGTGACCCTCGCACGTGGTGACGCCCTGTTCCACGAGGGCGACCCCGGTGACCGGCTCTACGTCGTCACCGAGGGCAAGGTGAAGCTGCACCGCACCTCCCCCGACGGCCGCGAGAACATGCTGGCCGTCCTCGGCCCCGGAGAGCTGATCGGCGAGCTGTCGCTGTTCGACCCGGGCCCGCGCACCGCCACCGCCACCGCGCTGACCGAGGTCAAGCTGCTGGGTCTGGGTCACGGAGACCTCCAGCCCTGGCTGAACGCCCGGCCCGAGGTGGCGACCGCGCTGCTGCGCGCCGTCGCGCGGCGCCTGCGCAAGACCAACGACCAGATGTCCGACCTGGTCTTCTCCGACGTCCCGGGCCGCGTGGCCCGTGCGCTCCTCGACCTGTCGCGCCGCTTCGGCGTGCAGTCGGAGGAGGGCATCCACGTCGTGCACGACCTCACGCAGGAGGAGCTGGCCCAGCTCGTCGGCGCGTCGCGCGAGACCGTGAACAAGGCCCTGGCCGACTTCGCGGGACGCGGATGGCTCCGCCTGGAGGCGCGTGCGGTGATTCTTCTCGACGTGGAGCGGCTCGCGAAGCGGTCCCGCTGA